The following proteins come from a genomic window of Meriones unguiculatus strain TT.TT164.6M chromosome 13 unlocalized genomic scaffold, Bangor_MerUng_6.1 Chr13_unordered_Scaffold_34, whole genome shotgun sequence:
- the LOC110563109 gene encoding uncharacterized protein LOC110563109, with product MPGCLETPPRLPEIPPLLAEDPAPCTRRSCPKRLYTPSWWPVTPSQCPETAPPMPGNPVPVPRDPVLVPRSPVRKPHPKPADPAPASSPPPPTETPPLGSRDPAPYPETPPPCPDLSPLCRDPAPCPETPAPCPDMAPLSGDSASGVQRPRPLPEGPAPARPPGSKRPPRAGGRRAALTAGSARRLSRVRGRGALR from the coding sequence ATGCCTGGATGCCTGGAGACTCCTCCTCGGTTGCCGGAGATCCCGCCCCTGTTGGCCGAAGACCCCGCCCCCTGTACCCGGAGGTCCTGCCCCAAGCGCCTGTACACCCCGTCCTGGTGGCCGGTGACCCCTTCCCAGTGTCCGGAGACAGCCCCCCCAATGCCTGGAAACCCCGTCCCAGTGCCCCGAGATCCCGTCCTCGTGCCCCGGTCTCCTGTTCGAAAACCCCACCCCAAGCCTGCAGACCCCGCCCCTGCAtcttccccaccaccaccaacggAGACTCCGCCTCTGGGGTCCAGAGACCCCGCCCCATACCCGGAGACCCCGCCTCCGTGCCCGGATCTCTCTCCCCTGTGCAGAGACCCCGCCCCTTGCCCAGAGACCCCCGCCCCTTGCCCGGATATGGCTCCCTTGTCCGGAGACTCCGCCTCCGGTGTCCAGCGACCCCGCCCCTTGCCCGaaggccccgcccccgcccgcccACCAGGAAGTAAGCGGCCtccgcgggcgggcgggcggcgcgCGGCTCTTACAGCCGGGTCGGCGCGTCGACTGTCCAGAGTCCGCGGCCGGGGCGCGCTGAGGTGA
- the Arpc1b gene encoding actin-related protein 2/3 complex subunit 1B: MAYHSFLVEPISCHAWNKDRTQIAICPNNHEVHIYEKAGAKWNKVHELKEHNGQVTGIDWAPESNRIVTCGTDRNAYVWTLKGRAWKPTLVILRINRAARCVRWAPNENKFAVGSGSRVISVCYFEQENDWWVCKHIKKPIRSTVLSLDWHPNSVLLAAGSCDFKCRIFSAYIKEVEERPAPTPWGSKMPFGELLFESSGAGGWVHGVSFSASGGRLAWVSHDSTVCLADAERKMAVATLASDALPLLAVTFITENSLVAAGHDCFPVLFTYDGAAGRLASGGRLDVPRQSSQRGLTARERFQNLDKKASSEGGAAGGAGLDSLHKNSVSQISVLSGGKARCSQFCTTGMDGGMSIWDVKSLESALKDLKIK, translated from the exons ATGGCCTACCATAGCTTCCTGGTGGAGCCCATCAGCTGTCATGCGTGGAACAAGGACCGGACGC AGATCGCCATCTGCCCCAACAACCACGAGGTGCACATCTATGAGAAGGCTGGGGCCAAGTGGAACAAGGTGCACGAGCTGAAGGAGCACAATGGGCAGGTGACAG GCATAGACTGGGCCCCTGAGAGCAACCGCATTGTGACGTGCGGCACAGATCGCAACGCCTACGTGTGGACCCTCAAGGGACGCGCGTGGAAGCCCACACTCGTCATCCTCCGCATCAACCGTGCTGCCCGCTGCGTGCGCTGGGCCCCCAATGAGAACAAGTTCGCTGTGGGCAGTGGCTCCCGCGTCATCTCTGTCTGCTATTTCGAGCAGGAGAATGATTG GTGGGTGTGCAAGCACATCAAGAAGCCCATCCGCTCCACCGTCCTCAGCCTGGACTGGCACCCCAATAGTGTGCTCCTGGCTGCTGGCTCCTGTGACTTCAAGTGCAG GATCTTCTCGGCTTACATAAAGGAGGTGGAGGAGCGGCCGGCGCCCACGCCCTGGGGCTCCAAGATGCCCTTCGGGGAGCTGCTGTTCGAGTCGAGCGGCGCCGGCGGCTGGGTGCACGGCGTTAGCTTCTCTGCCAGCGGGGGCCGCCTGGCCTGGGTCAGTCACGACAGCACCGTGTGCCTGGCCGACGCCGAGCGCAAGATGGC CGTGGCCACCCTGGCCTCTGACGCCCTGCCGCTCCTGGCCGTTACCTTCATCACCGAGAACAGCCTGGTGGCGGCG GGCCACGACTGCTTCCCGGTGCTGTTCACTTACGATGGCGCGGCGGGGAGGCTGGCCTCGGGCGGCCGGCTGGATGTGCCCAGGCAGAGCAGCCAGCGCGGACTAACGGCCCGCGAGCGCTTCCAGAACCTGGACAAGAAGGCCAGCTCCGAGGGCGGTGCAGCTGGGGGCGCCGGGCTCGACTCGCTGCATAAGAACAGCGTCAG CCAGATCTCGGTGCTGAGTGGGGGCAAAGCCAGGTGCTCGCAGTTCTGCACGACCGGCATGGACGGCGGCATGAGCATCTGGGACGTGAAG AGCCTGGAGTCGGCTCTGAAGGACCTAAAGATCAAGTGA